Below is a window of Mycobacteriales bacterium DNA.
GCCGGTCGTCGAGGTCACAGCCGTGAACGAACTGCCCGTGTTCGGTGACGACGTCGGCGAGGACTGGTTCATCGGTGTCGTGGCAAACAACAAGGGGCGCTCCCCGATCACGGTGGAGGGTTTTGGTTTTCGGACGCCGGAGGGTGGCCACATCGTGACGATGCGACCGCCAGCCTGGTCCGACCCGCTGCTGCACCGCTTGGAGCCAGGCGCCTCTGCGACGTTCCGATCACCGTCGAATGAGATCCGGCAGGTCGCCTCGGAGCGCGGGCTCGCTCTGCACAAGCTCAGGCCCTTCGTGCGCCTGGCCGGTGATCGCTACGTCTTCGCGAAGCAGATGCCGATCGAGTAGAACGAGCCGAGCCAGAGGCTGTGTCGCTGCTGATTGTGAATCTGCCGACGCGGGCTCCTTCAGCGACCACCATCCGCTCATGCCGCGACTCGGACATGCCGTCCACGGAGCTGAAGAACTGTCGCTATCTGCTCCGGGCGGCACCTGGATCTTCGGGTCTGCGTTCGTCGTTACGCTTCGGCCATGGCCTCAGCCGCAGACTCCCGCAGGCTCGCTGTCCTCATCGACGGCGACAACACCACGCCGACGATCATTGGGGCTCTGCTCGGCGAGATCGCGAAGTACGGCAGTGCGACCGTCAAGCGGGCCTACGGCGACTGGACCACGCCCAACCTCCGCGGCTGGAAGGAAGCGATCAATACCCACGCGATCCAGCCGATGCAGCAGTTCGCCTACACGACGGGCAAGAACTCCACCGATAGCGCGCTGATCATCGACGCGATGGACTTGCTGTACACCGGGAACCTGGACGGCTTCTGTCTGGTTTCCTCCGACAGTGACTTCACCAAGCTCGCCTCCCGGCTCCGGGAGTCTGGGAAGACCGTCTACGGGTTTGGTGAGCCGAAGACACCTCGCTCGCTTGTGGCCGCCTGTGACAAGTTCGTGTACCTGGATGTGCTGCGCATCGCCGAGGAGCCGGAGCAATCCACGGAGAAGGCCGCGGTTGCTAGGGCCCCGATACGCAAGAGCGCGAGCGAGCTCCGCACTGACGCTAGGTTGCTGACACTGCTGCGGGATGGGGTTGGCGCGGCATCGGACGACGACGGCTGGGCCAATCTCGGAGGCGTTGGCAGCCATGTCGCCAAGCAGGAGCCCGCCTTCGACTCCCGCAACTGGGGATACGCCAAGTTGATCGATCTCGTGACTGCGATCGAACTCTTCGAGGTGGAGCGGGCCGCGGGCCAAGGGGTGCGGGTGCGGGTGCGTCCAAAGGGTCCTTCGGCCAAGAAGGCAGCAGCCAAAAGGGCGCCTGCGGCAAGCAAGCCCTAGCCAGCGCAGCGACAGCGTAGGCAAGTGCGCGTGCTGGCTGCGCACTTCGGCTTCCGCACGTTCGTCTGACTGGTCGACCCCGTGCCAGCCCCCGCAGAGAGCTGTCACTACTCGATATCCGCCGGCGACGACGTTGACATCAAGGAACGCCTGCATGCGGCTTGGTACCGCGGCCGCTTCAGGACTTCCCTACGAGCGACGGCGGCAGGTCGTCTTGTCACCCCCGGAGTCCATACTGCACGCCATGGACTCAGTTGATCTTCGGGATGCGCGGGCGATCCGGCTCGCTTTCGAGGCGTTGGAGCAGTCGAGCCAGCCACGAAGCGGACCAACGAACGCGGTACGCCGATGGATCCTGAACAACGTCTGGTTCGTCCCGCGAGGCGCGTACACAAGCCCGCGCTGGTCCGTCGCCGCGAGTGCAAGCCCCGAACGGGTCAACATCACCTACGAGCACGTTGTCCCCATCAGCCGCGTCCGCGAGGAGCTGCTCAAGGGGCCGCAGACGGATGAGGCCTACGTCGAGACCATGACTCGCCTTCTCGTTATGGCAGTCGTCACCAAGGAAGAGGACCGGAGGCTGAGCGAGGCAGGTCTCGCCAACAAGCACCCGCAGGACGTGATCACCGACGTCTGGGCGAGGTACCAGGTGGTCAACATCGTCATGGACGAGACAGACAGCCCGGTACTGGAGCCCGACGATGATCTGCCCGCCCTGCCACACTCGCTCGTCGTCAATGAGGAACTGGCGAAGGAGCATGCAGACGAGGACTCTTTGGCCGCTTGGGTCGTTGACTCGACCGTCCGTGCAAGCGCGAAGCAGAACACGAGCGCTAGCCAAGAGGCGTCCTTTGAGAATGGGCTCAGGAATGCTCGCGAAGCCAAGGGCTTCGGGCGGATCCCGATCAGCGTTGCGTTGGAGATGACCACGACTGAGTGGTGGCACCTGGAGAACAGCGAGCCTCTTGGCACCGCGCAGCACACGCGAACCATGGACCTGATCGCAGCGCTCCCGCCGTTCCAGGACGACGGCAGCCCGTACAGCAACCACCAGTGCCCAAGTTGCTTCGCGCAACCCGGAGCCCCCTGCCGCACAAAGGACAACACCCCCACCCCGAAGCCGCACGGCAACCGCACCCTCGGCGGGTTCGCGAAGTAGTCGCCCGGATCGAGGCCGGCAGCTGTACCGGTGCACGGGGTGCAAGAAGGTGGGTGGCGTCGCGGTGCGGTTGGCTGTGGGTTTGCTCGCGCACGGCCTCGCGGCCTAGGAAGCGGAGCGCTACGACGATGGGTGGCCAACTGGGTTGGCGAAGAGTGCGGAGGCGTCGTGCTCGACTGAGCAGAGCTGTCGTTATCCGCACCCAAACGCGGCGTCCCGTGCCGACCGCATGGCTCGCGCGACCTCCCGTCTGTGACGAGTCGTCATGGACGGTCACGACGGCGTCTGCGGCTGCTGAGCGGTCAAGGAGTAGACGAGGCGGTTCGAGTCCCCCTGCGCTCGGCAGCAACCGGCAGGAGCTTGTCAAGAATTCTGTGTAAGTCGCCTTGGTGATCATGGAAATGTGGGTTAACGGATGTGGTCGGCGAAGCGGTCGGGGTAGGTCAGGGCGAGGGCGTTGAGAGCGGTTCTCCAGCCCTGGACGGTGGCGCCGTCGACGAGCCGGCCGGGGGCTTTGCGCTCGCCCTTGGGCAGGCCCTTCTCCTTGGCTCGCGCGCGTGCTCGCTTGTCTTCGATGTCGCGGATCGCGAGCCAGAGCAGCTTGATGACGGCTTGGTCGTTGGGGAAGTGACCGCGGTTCTTGATGATCTTGCGGAGTTGGTAGTTGAGGCTTTCGATGCCGTTGGTCGTGTAGAT
It encodes the following:
- a CDS encoding NYN domain-containing protein codes for the protein MASAADSRRLAVLIDGDNTTPTIIGALLGEIAKYGSATVKRAYGDWTTPNLRGWKEAINTHAIQPMQQFAYTTGKNSTDSALIIDAMDLLYTGNLDGFCLVSSDSDFTKLASRLRESGKTVYGFGEPKTPRSLVAACDKFVYLDVLRIAEEPEQSTEKAAVARAPIRKSASELRTDARLLTLLRDGVGAASDDDGWANLGGVGSHVAKQEPAFDSRNWGYAKLIDLVTAIELFEVERAAGQGVRVRVRPKGPSAKKAAAKRAPAASKP
- a CDS encoding transposase, which codes for VNYNDRKAVAAALKAIYTAVNADAAETALLEFAESDLGKKYKATVATWQTAWERFIPFLAFPAEVRKVIYTTNGIESLNYQLRKIIKNRGHFPNDQAVIKLLWLAIRDIEDKRARARAKEKGLPKGERKAPGRLVDGATVQGWRTALNALALTYPDRFADHIR